The DNA sequence AtaatagttaatttattttctggTTTGCACCTTCTGCAAATAGTGACAAACACTCAAAAATTTCATTGTCATCTTTTCTTTTAGTAAATGTGCTAGATATTCTTGGCAGGTGATAAATACTGTGTTTAATTCGCAAGAGGACAGTCTAAACattgtaaatttgttaaaatatttccATATAGTGttgaatttcatttatttgcaGTTTAGAGAGGCATTGAAGTTCAACCTAAGAATGCTGTTCATTTACAGGTTTTCTTCTTGACCCTTCAAAATGTGATATGCTGAGTTTGCCAGACAAGCAAAGACTAGTCCATGAGATTGCTCGACAGTCAAAAGATGCCTCAAGtatgcttcagtcatttacacgTAGGGAACTTCTAGAAATAATCTGTGCTGAATTAGGCAAAGAGAGGAAGTACACAGGATATACCAAGAGTCAAATGATAGAACATCTTCTGAAGATAATTTCTAAGAACTCCAACTTGCACATCAATGGAAATACACCTCCTCAATCTCCTGCCAAAAGTTGCATTGGaactaaaaggaaaaagaaacctGCGACTCAGGATTTACATCATGCTCCTCTAGGGAACAGTAAAGAAACAGTGAAAACCTTTTTGTGTCAAAATGTTGCTTGCAAAGCTAAATTGAATCCAGAAGATTCTTTTTGCAAGAGATGTTCTTGTTGTATATGTCATCATTATGATGATAACAAGGATCCTAGTTTGTGGTTGACCTGCAGCTCTGATCTTCCCAATGAGGAGTCATGTGGAATGTCCTGTCATTTGCAATGTGCTTTGAGTAATCAAATGTCTGGCATTTTGAAGGGTAGTTGTGGTGGTGTTAAGTTGGATGGAACCTTCTGTTGTGTTTCCTGTGGAAAAATTAATGAACTAATGAAGTAAGTAGGTTATATGCTTATGCATGCTTGCTAAAGTAAAATGTGCATAGATAGTTACATACATTCGTACACTCATACATTCATGTGTATAACTCTCACACATAATTCCCATTAATTATTTGTCATCTGTTCACATGTTATTGGGAAAACTTATGCACAAAATAAGTGTTATTATAAGAGTCATAATGATTTTCTGCTGCAGTTTAAGGTGCCTCATGTTTTGACTATTTGAATGGATGTTTGGATATTACAGGACATGGCGAAAGCAATTGTTGGTTGCCAAAGAAGCAAGAAGAACGGATATACTCTCTTTGCGATTATCCCTGGCCCACAGAATTCTTTTAGGAACAGAAGTCTACAAGGAAGTGCAGAAAATTGTAGAAACTGCTCTCAAATTACTGGAGAATGAAGTGGGATCACTATATGCTAGTATGACGCGTGGAATTGTGAGCAGGCTTTCATGTGGTGCTGAGGTTCAGAGATTGTGCACTACTGCACTTGAATGTTTTGATTCAAAGTTTTCTGTCCTTTTCTCTATTTGTTTGGAAAACAAAGATGCACCAAGTAAGCttcctattatttattttagaggtCAGCTGATTGAACTTTCTAAATGCAAGGCAGAACCAGAAATTATCTGGATTTTCGTGCTAAATACACTTTAGTACAGAAGTTGTCTAAGTGCAAGCAGCCCTGATGTCTTTTATCCAATGTTATAGCTAATAAATGCTCCCTTTGAactcaaatataagcaaaaaaattaatttatgttgatCAAGAATgctaattaacttaatttaattttctgaaTATCGTTTAAAAATGAACTTCGATCCATAAACTACCCCTCATGCTAATTGATGGAACTTAAATTTTATGGAAGCTTGTTTCAAATGGGTATGTTCTTCTCCATTTTGAAGGCAATGTAGTTGATATCACGAGAATAAAAAAGGTCACTGA is a window from the Glycine max cultivar Williams 82 chromosome 2, Glycine_max_v4.0, whole genome shotgun sequence genome containing:
- the LOC100820128 gene encoding VIN3-like protein 2, translated to MSEEENKGCAFLGTNSTYSGFLLDPSKCDMLSLPDKQRLVHEIARQSKDASSMLQSFTRRELLEIICAELGKERKYTGYTKSQMIEHLLKIISKNSNLHINGNTPPQSPAKSCIGTKRKKKPATQDLHHAPLGNSKETVKTFLCQNVACKAKLNPEDSFCKRCSCCICHHYDDNKDPSLWLTCSSDLPNEESCGMSCHLQCALSNQMSGILKGSCGGVKLDGTFCCVSCGKINELMKTWRKQLLVAKEARRTDILSLRLSLAHRILLGTEVYKEVQKIVETALKLLENEVGSLYASMTRGIVSRLSCGAEVQRLCTTALECFDSKFSVLFSICLENKDAPTCSIRFEECLPTSVVIVLEYKDKLLQNFLGCRLWHRLSTMDYPEQPTFIVLRPEKRFKLENLHPSTEYFCKASLFSSTGILGAAEATWVTPCEPTNPSKVINCGGNRFRWSPQRPSGTGVNMCAQNRITAEIHPTESANSEMKLSSGEHPGKKHIILNIRSRFEEFLSKPQPVEPFSYKNLAAVSPSTPSKSYEMRQIPGLNSRKFSKENDYEYSVRVVKWLEHQGHIDEIFRVRFLTWFSLKATQQERRVVSAFVDALIDDPASLADQLIHTFSDEICCEPKS